One region of Paucibacter aquatile genomic DNA includes:
- a CDS encoding IS110 family RNA-guided transposase, with the protein MDKNTQVPAVRVGVDLSKRVIQVHAVDGGGRVLTNRALARDKFLAWCALLQVGCMVVMEVSSSAHHWARALRAMGLDARIISAHLAAPYRAEGHCGKNDANDAAAICEAASRPHMRFVPVKSVEQQSLLCVHRLREGLKADRTACINRIRGLLLEFGVAVPNGSRALRLVLDELLEDGANEMNGLARMTLRRAQAQWRELDEHLAWCDERLAAHEQENPEVRRAGQLMGIGPVGASAAVATVGDFRQFKSGAQFSAWLGLVPKQHSSGGKPHLGTITKRGDAYLRTLLIQGAKSVVNTAHTRSDPISRWVLALKERSGWQKAVVALANKNARILWAVMTRGERFDPHHISLKPGATMPS; encoded by the coding sequence ATGGACAAGAATACCCAAGTTCCAGCGGTGCGCGTAGGCGTGGATCTCTCTAAGCGAGTCATCCAAGTGCACGCCGTTGACGGCGGTGGCCGCGTGCTGACGAACCGGGCGCTGGCCCGCGACAAGTTCCTGGCTTGGTGTGCGCTGTTGCAGGTCGGCTGCATGGTGGTGATGGAGGTCAGCTCCAGCGCACATCACTGGGCCCGGGCCCTGCGCGCGATGGGGCTGGATGCTCGCATCATCTCGGCTCACCTGGCCGCCCCCTATCGCGCCGAGGGCCACTGCGGCAAGAACGACGCCAACGACGCTGCGGCCATCTGCGAGGCGGCGAGCCGCCCTCACATGCGCTTTGTTCCGGTCAAGAGCGTCGAGCAGCAGAGCTTGCTGTGCGTGCATCGCTTGCGCGAAGGCCTCAAGGCGGACCGCACGGCCTGCATCAATCGCATTCGCGGCCTGCTGCTGGAGTTCGGTGTCGCCGTGCCCAATGGATCCAGAGCCCTGCGCCTGGTGCTGGACGAGCTGCTGGAGGACGGCGCCAACGAGATGAATGGCTTGGCCCGCATGACGCTTCGCCGGGCGCAGGCGCAGTGGCGTGAGCTGGACGAGCACCTAGCCTGGTGCGACGAGCGACTGGCCGCGCATGAGCAGGAGAACCCGGAGGTGCGTCGCGCCGGGCAGCTCATGGGCATCGGCCCCGTTGGCGCATCAGCGGCCGTCGCCACAGTCGGGGACTTCAGACAATTCAAGAGTGGAGCCCAGTTCAGCGCCTGGCTGGGTCTAGTGCCCAAGCAGCACTCCAGCGGTGGCAAGCCTCACCTGGGCACCATCACCAAGCGCGGCGATGCCTATCTGAGGACCTTGCTGATCCAGGGCGCCAAATCCGTGGTCAACACCGCCCACACGCGTAGCGATCCGATCTCGCGTTGGGTCTTGGCCCTCAAGGAGCGCTCGGGCTGGCAGAAGGCGGTCGTCGCCCTGGCCAACAAGAACGCCCGCATCCTCTGGGCCGTCATGACCCGCGGCGAGCGCTTCGATCCCCATCACATCAGCCTCAAGCCCGGCGCCACCATGCCGAGCTGA